The Novipirellula caenicola genomic interval CAATGTGGTCGCGTTCATGAACGTGCTCGAAGCTTGCCGTCATGCCAAGACGCCGCACTTGACTTACGCCAGCAGCAGTAGCGTGTATGGCGGGTGTACGCAGATGCCGTTTTCGGTACATGACCGAGTCGACCATCCACTGAGCCTGTACGCTGCAACCAAAAAAGGCAACGAGCTAACCGCACACACCTACAGCCATCTTTATGGTTTGCCAACGACGGGGCTGCGGTTCTTTACCGTCTATGGACCGTGGGGACGCCCCGATATGGCGTTGTTCTTGTTCACCAAGGCGATCCTTGAAGGCAAGCCGATCAACGTGTTCAACCACGGCAAGATGCAGCGAGATTTTACCTACATCGACGATATCGTCGAAGGCGTCCATCGGGTGTCAGAGCAGATTGCTCAGCCCAACCCGAACTGGGACAGCGATAACCCCGATCCGGCGACCAGCAAGGCACCGTATCGCGTGTTCAACATCGGAAACAATCAACCTGTCCAACTCGCTCATTTCATCGAAGTGATCGAGGACTCGCTTGGCATCAAGGCGGTCAAGAACATGATGCCGATGCAGCCGGGCGACGTTCCGGCAACCTATGCCGATGTCGACGCACTGGAAGAAGCGGTCGGGTTCCGACCCAAGACGTCGATCGAAACCGGGATCAAGGCGTTCGTCGATTGGTACCGCGGATATTACAAAGTCTAATGTGGGATAGGTTTCCAGCCGGTCATCCGTCGTTGGCTTCGAAGCTGCGCGTTTTGACTAGGCCGATTTACGAGGCCGAAAATGCAATGGCGCCCGCCACCCGCCAACTTTTCTCGGGCTTCTCTTCTGATTGGGCTTAGGATTTGTAACGGTTATGCCGATCTTGTTGATTAGACGCATTGCCCTGCTCGGTCATTTTTGGTTCTAAGAGGGTAGTGTGTCACAAAGAAGCTGTTAAAGCTGCGGTACTAGCAAATCGCAAACGCTTCAACGCCCCCTCGAAACAAGAAGTTCTCGACCCATGCAACGCCCCGATCCACAATACGTGACTCCACCGTTTCCAGCATTCCCAAGTGTTTCACGGTACGTTCCGCTTGGTTCGATTGCCGACGCGATGACTCGCGTTTGCCGCAGTGTGGATGCTCGCGAGGGCGTCTCGTTGGTCGTGGGGCCTCCAGGCACGGGCAAGTCGTTGCTTTGTTCGCTATTGGTTGATCGTTATCGTCAGACTCATGACGTCGTGATCTTGGGTGAAACCCCGATCGATACGCGATCGGCTTATTTGCGTCACCTGCTGCATCATCTCGGTGCCGATTACCGCGGGATCGCCGATGCCGATCTGCAGTTGGCTTTGGTCGACCGTGTTTGCGACAACGATCCACCCAACGATGGGTTGTTGATCATCGTCGATGAAGCTCAAGCACTCAGCGCCGAAGTGCTCGAGGCGATCCGCATGTCGACCAACATTCATAGCGGCGGACAGCCTCGCGTGTTCGCCGTCGTCGTGGGCGGAGTCCGGCTTGATGACACGCTTGCCGCGCCATCGATGGAACCGTTCTCGCAGCGTATCGCCGCTCGATGTTACCTGCACCCGATGAACGCGGACGAAACGCGTCATTACGTTACCGAAACGATTCAGTGCTGTGGAGCGGATCCTGCGTCGACGATTACCGACGATGCCCTCGCCGCAGTCCATCATGCATGTTGTGGTGTGCCGCGACTGGTCAACCAAATCATGACCGAAGCGATCGACATTGCCGAAGCCGCTGACGAGTCGTTAATCACCGAACACACCATCGATCGCGCTTGGGCTCAACTGCAGCAATTGCCTAGCCCGATGATCGAATCGCCATCGGTCAAACAGGATGGTGCTCCGGTTGAATTTGGTGAGCTTGACGAACTGGATTCGAACCCGCTGACGAACATCGCTTCGCGAGGCGCCGTCAACGAAGCGGATGGATTGGACGCAGACGATTGCGATGTTGTCTGCGAAGACACCGATGCGGTCGCTGGCGACACGGATGTGTCGGAGGATCGGCAAGACTTGGTCGCTTCGACGATGCGAGAAAACATGCTCAGTGCCGAGACGTTTGCCGATGGCGAGAGCAAGGTGAAGGGCGAGACACAATACCATTCGCTCGTATCGTTCCCGGTATCGAAAGTAAACAGCCTTGCCGAACGTCGCGTCACGGTCAAAGACCCCAGCGTGATCTTTGGCGAATTTGATGACGAAGAAGAGGTCAGTCTGAAAGGCACCGCGAACACCGTCGCTCCGATCGTGAACCAGCCGCCGGCAACTCAACCGGTCGGGTCGCAGTCGATCGCATCGGAATCGATCGAGATTCAGCGTGAACAGGAAGACGCGGTCGAAAGCGATGCCCTGGGATCTCATGCGGGCGATTCGTTCTGCTCGGACAATCGTTGCGATGACCTCGAATCGATGTTGCATCAAGAGATCATTGGCATCGCCGACATGGCGTCCAGTGCAAACTACCTGGCACTGCATGAAGCTTCCGACCCACAGTGGACGGAATCGCAACACGACGAAGAGGCTGAGTTGGAATTGGTCGCAGACGAAGTCGGCGAGTCGCCTGCGACGCTGCAGCTGAACCGCGATGACAACGCGGGTGAAGACGATTCGTGTGAGCCTGAAAACTATATCCGCAAGGATCTTTCGGAAGGCTCGCTGCGATTGACCGTTTGTGACGACAGCGATTTGTTGGTCATCGAAGAGGACGTCGATCTTTCTCGTTCGTCCAAATCGACGTACTTGGATCGCAACGAGAGCGAAGTTTCGGTCGACTTTCACAGCATGCTGCAGCGGATGCGAACCGGCGGCGAAGTTTAAACAGGTGCTGCCATGTCGCTCTCTCAAATCGCTCAGTGGATGATTCAGATTCGTCAGCAGGACCAGCGGACACCGGCTTTGATCCTGCCTGAGTGTTTTGGATTGCAAGCGGCGTTCTATGACTCGCTTGGCACGGCTTTGGTTGACGCAGGAGTGCGTCACGTGCGATTTGACGTCCTGCGTCCGATCGGTGGCCTTTGGCAAGCGACGTCCAACCGTCTGTTTGCGTTCCAGGCGAACCGGATCAACCGGGTGCTTTCGCGTGGCAATCACGAGGGGCGTCATCTTCATTTGGCCTGGACTGCCGCGATCGCCCGTCCGGTGACCGATGACCGGCTAGCGGAGACCGCGTTTGTGGTGGGAATCGCAGCCGCATCGGACGCATTGCCAGCCTGGATTACTCCGATCGGAATTTCAGAATCCGCAGCCTAGCAGGGTCGCAAATTGCACCAGCAGCGCTACAATCTGTGTTGGAAATTTCGCGGCTGACCGGTCCCCAAGCATTGATTCGAGGGATGTTTGTTTGCCTGATTCGTCCCTTTTTGCCCCCTGCCATTGCCGTTGTCCCAAGCTGCTAACCCTTCACCGAAGCCTGCTGTGGATCCTCGCTGCCGCGTGATGGTCGGGGTGTGCACGTACAACGAAGCGGCCAATATTCGGGCGATGATCGAGCAGTTGCGGGCGTCGCTGCCCGAAGCGGATTTGTTGATCGTCGACGACAATTCGCCTGACGGCACCGCCACGATTGCGTCCGAATTGGCGGATGCCGATCCGCAGGTGCGCGTTACCGTTCGCAAGCATGAACGGGGGCTCGGCAGTGCGATTCGCTGTGCGATGTCCGATGCCATCGAACACTCGTACGATTATTTTTTGAATCTCGATGGCGATCTCAGCCATGATCCCGCCCAGTTGCCAACGCTGCTTGACCGCGCGATTGCGAACCCCGAAACCGATGTCGTCGTCGGGTCACGCTACGTCGCAGGAGGGACGATCGTCGGTTGGCCACTGCGTCGGCGGATCATGAGCCGGATGGTCAACGCGTTTGCGACGCTCTGTTTGCGTTTGCCGGTCAAAGATTGCAGCGGTTCGATGCGGTGCTACCGGGTTGAATCGCTTCGTCAATTGAATCTTGGCGATTGGAATTGTCGAGGTTACGCGTTGCTCGAAGAGCTG includes:
- a CDS encoding polyprenol monophosphomannose synthase yields the protein MDPRCRVMVGVCTYNEAANIRAMIEQLRASLPEADLLIVDDNSPDGTATIASELADADPQVRVTVRKHERGLGSAIRCAMSDAIEHSYDYFLNLDGDLSHDPAQLPTLLDRAIANPETDVVVGSRYVAGGTIVGWPLRRRIMSRMVNAFATLCLRLPVKDCSGSMRCYRVESLRQLNLGDWNCRGYALLEELLVLLDRRGAVMTEVPITFTERQQGQSKLTLGEAARSAFQIVRLAFK
- a CDS encoding ExeA family protein, whose amino-acid sequence is MQRPDPQYVTPPFPAFPSVSRYVPLGSIADAMTRVCRSVDAREGVSLVVGPPGTGKSLLCSLLVDRYRQTHDVVILGETPIDTRSAYLRHLLHHLGADYRGIADADLQLALVDRVCDNDPPNDGLLIIVDEAQALSAEVLEAIRMSTNIHSGGQPRVFAVVVGGVRLDDTLAAPSMEPFSQRIAARCYLHPMNADETRHYVTETIQCCGADPASTITDDALAAVHHACCGVPRLVNQIMTEAIDIAEAADESLITEHTIDRAWAQLQQLPSPMIESPSVKQDGAPVEFGELDELDSNPLTNIASRGAVNEADGLDADDCDVVCEDTDAVAGDTDVSEDRQDLVASTMRENMLSAETFADGESKVKGETQYHSLVSFPVSKVNSLAERRVTVKDPSVIFGEFDDEEEVSLKGTANTVAPIVNQPPATQPVGSQSIASESIEIQREQEDAVESDALGSHAGDSFCSDNRCDDLESMLHQEIIGIADMASSANYLALHEASDPQWTESQHDEEAELELVADEVGESPATLQLNRDDNAGEDDSCEPENYIRKDLSEGSLRLTVCDDSDLLVIEEDVDLSRSSKSTYLDRNESEVSVDFHSMLQRMRTGGEV
- a CDS encoding NAD-dependent epimerase, with translation MSTYLVTGTAGFIGYHLALRLLKQGVDVVGVDIVNDYYDVQLKRDRLAQLLDFDNFTPIESDLADTDAVMDVFRKHDFSRVVHLAAQAGVRYSLENPHAYVTSNVVAFMNVLEACRHAKTPHLTYASSSSVYGGCTQMPFSVHDRVDHPLSLYAATKKGNELTAHTYSHLYGLPTTGLRFFTVYGPWGRPDMALFLFTKAILEGKPINVFNHGKMQRDFTYIDDIVEGVHRVSEQIAQPNPNWDSDNPDPATSKAPYRVFNIGNNQPVQLAHFIEVIEDSLGIKAVKNMMPMQPGDVPATYADVDALEEAVGFRPKTSIETGIKAFVDWYRGYYKV